In Variovorax paradoxus, a single genomic region encodes these proteins:
- a CDS encoding ribonuclease catalytic domain-containing protein, whose amino-acid sequence MFVLFEEAGKYLGGRVLSEAEASAQVELDTGKRVKVKGANIVLRFEKPAPAELIAEARTLAATIDLDLAWEFAAEGEFGFAELAADYFTDKPSLAQQAAALFALFEAPHYFRRAGKGRFKKAPAEIVQQALAAIEKKKAIQAQITEWAGQLAEGVCPAPVREQLYKILFKPDKNAPEYKAVVDAARATQRPPLDLLERAGAIDSPYQFHWRRFLFENFPKGTGFPALAAPAIVDDLPVASGVQAFSIDDSQTTEIDDALSVQGLGSGTVTVGIHIAAPALALTPGSAIDNVARARMSTVYMPGYKITMLPDDVVNTYTLLEGGDRPAVSLYARFDEATLELQGTETKLERVPIVANLRHDQLDTFVTQPWLEDASFQSEGTPEAAAQLRAPLSFLFRLAKQLKAQREVVRGKPENFNRPDYNFRLVGNEGNEPTGNEQVQISTRQRGAPLDLIVSEAMILANSSWGGWLGELGVPGLYRSQASLAPGIKVRMGTRALPHAGLGVKSYAWSTSPLRRYTDLVNQWQIIAAARHGKTAALAAPFKPKDADLFSILSGFDAAYATYNAYQGGMERFWTLKYLQQQGISELEATVIKDLPNGALVRAETLPLVFPVAGQQERGARLRVKLGEIDEIALDVSGTVLERLDTPKADAAVDEESDEEEVVAGPIAIAVDLTDSEAAPENTPA is encoded by the coding sequence ATGTTTGTATTGTTTGAAGAAGCCGGCAAGTACCTCGGCGGCCGCGTGCTGTCGGAGGCCGAAGCGTCGGCACAGGTCGAGCTCGACACCGGCAAGCGCGTCAAGGTCAAGGGCGCCAACATCGTGCTGCGTTTCGAGAAGCCCGCCCCCGCCGAGCTGATCGCCGAGGCGCGCACGCTCGCCGCCACCATCGACCTCGACCTCGCCTGGGAATTCGCGGCCGAAGGCGAATTCGGCTTTGCCGAACTCGCAGCCGACTATTTCACCGACAAGCCCTCGCTCGCGCAGCAAGCCGCGGCGCTGTTCGCATTGTTCGAGGCACCGCACTACTTCCGCCGCGCCGGCAAGGGCCGCTTCAAGAAAGCCCCCGCCGAAATCGTGCAGCAGGCGCTGGCCGCCATCGAGAAGAAAAAAGCCATCCAGGCGCAGATCACCGAGTGGGCCGGGCAACTGGCCGAGGGCGTGTGCCCCGCGCCGGTGCGCGAACAGCTCTACAAGATCCTGTTCAAGCCCGACAAGAACGCGCCCGAATACAAGGCCGTGGTCGACGCCGCGCGCGCCACGCAGCGCCCGCCGCTCGACCTGCTGGAGCGCGCCGGCGCCATCGACTCGCCCTACCAGTTCCACTGGCGGCGCTTCCTGTTCGAGAACTTCCCCAAGGGCACCGGCTTTCCCGCGCTCGCAGCGCCCGCCATCGTGGACGACCTGCCCGTGGCCTCCGGCGTGCAGGCCTTCTCGATCGACGATTCGCAGACCACCGAAATCGACGACGCGCTCTCGGTGCAGGGCCTGGGCAGCGGCACCGTCACCGTCGGCATCCACATCGCGGCACCGGCCCTGGCACTGACGCCGGGCAGCGCCATCGACAACGTGGCACGCGCGCGCATGTCCACGGTGTACATGCCGGGCTACAAGATCACGATGCTGCCCGACGACGTGGTCAACACCTACACGCTGCTCGAAGGCGGCGACCGGCCCGCGGTGTCGCTCTACGCGCGCTTCGACGAAGCCACGCTGGAACTGCAAGGCACCGAGACCAAACTGGAGCGCGTGCCCATCGTCGCCAACCTGCGCCACGACCAGCTCGACACCTTCGTCACGCAGCCCTGGCTCGAAGACGCCTCGTTCCAGAGCGAAGGCACGCCCGAAGCCGCGGCCCAGCTGCGCGCCCCGCTCTCCTTCCTGTTCCGCCTCGCGAAGCAGCTGAAGGCACAGCGCGAAGTGGTGCGCGGCAAGCCCGAGAACTTCAACCGGCCCGACTACAACTTCCGCCTCGTCGGCAACGAGGGCAACGAGCCCACCGGCAACGAGCAGGTGCAGATCAGCACGCGCCAGCGCGGCGCGCCGCTCGACCTGATCGTGTCCGAGGCCATGATCCTGGCCAACAGCAGCTGGGGCGGCTGGCTCGGCGAACTCGGCGTGCCCGGCCTCTACCGCAGCCAAGCGAGCCTGGCGCCCGGCATCAAGGTGCGCATGGGCACGCGCGCGCTGCCGCATGCGGGCCTGGGCGTGAAGAGCTATGCCTGGAGCACCTCGCCGCTGCGCCGCTATACCGACCTGGTGAACCAGTGGCAGATCATCGCCGCCGCGCGCCACGGCAAGACCGCCGCGCTGGCCGCGCCCTTCAAGCCGAAGGACGCCGACCTGTTCTCGATTCTTTCGGGCTTCGACGCAGCCTATGCCACGTACAACGCCTACCAGGGCGGCATGGAGCGCTTCTGGACGCTGAAGTACCTGCAGCAGCAGGGCATCTCCGAGCTCGAGGCCACCGTCATCAAGGACCTGCCCAACGGCGCGCTGGTGCGCGCCGAGACGCTGCCGCTGGTGTTCCCCGTGGCCGGCCAGCAGGAGCGCGGCGCGCGCCTGCGCGTGAAGCTCGGCGAGATCGACGAGATCGCGCTCGACGTGAGCGGCACCGTGCTCGAGCGCCTCGACACACCGAAGGCCGATGCGGCCGTCGACGAGGAGAGCGACGAAGAAGAAGTGGTTGCGGGCCCGATCGCCATCGCGGTCGACCTGACGGACAGCGAGGCCGCGCCCGAGAACACACCGGCATGA
- a CDS encoding YqiA/YcfP family alpha/beta fold hydrolase: MDPQTTHLLYLHGFRSSPQSTKARIMADRVARRHPNLQWWCPQLPPSPHDAIDLVMKGIAHWPRKSMAVVGSSLGGFYATYVAGMTRCRAVLLNPAVHPARDLTRYIGDQTVWHDPAEYFYFRPEYIHELRAMEVGQLTRPERVFAIIAKGDEALDWHEMSARYPDSNIKLLEGGDHALSDFDKAHLDDVMAFINPVV; this comes from the coding sequence ATGGATCCGCAAACCACTCACCTGTTGTACCTGCACGGCTTCCGCTCCTCGCCTCAATCGACCAAGGCCCGGATCATGGCGGACCGCGTGGCGCGGCGCCACCCGAACCTGCAATGGTGGTGCCCGCAATTGCCGCCTTCGCCGCACGATGCGATCGACCTCGTGATGAAGGGCATCGCCCACTGGCCGCGCAAGTCGATGGCGGTGGTGGGCTCCTCGCTCGGCGGCTTCTATGCCACCTACGTGGCCGGCATGACGCGCTGCCGCGCGGTGCTGCTGAACCCGGCGGTGCACCCCGCGCGCGACCTCACCCGCTACATCGGCGACCAGACCGTCTGGCACGACCCGGCCGAGTATTTCTACTTCCGCCCCGAATACATCCACGAGCTGCGCGCCATGGAAGTCGGCCAGCTCACGCGGCCCGAGCGCGTGTTCGCGATCATCGCCAAGGGCGACGAAGCCCTCGACTGGCACGAGATGTCCGCGCGCTATCCGGACAGCAACATCAAGCTGCTCGAAGGCGGCGACCACGCCCTCTCGGATTTCGACAAGGCGCATCTCGACGACGTGATGGCTTTCATCAATCCCGTCGTCTAG
- a CDS encoding response regulator transcription factor, whose translation MLVPMNIEAQDDGTLRRWGVLVVEDDSRARAFFEASVQRSPRLFWLGSAGSVQEARAWLARTATIPDVLLVDLGMPDGTGLDVIRDAVARFPGCEPLVVSVFGDEENVLASIEAGAVGYIHKDAAPEDIAQTIVEMKAGASPISPMIARRVLAKYRSLQSSAASAVGGAEVAGGAPEAPAEESDRGLLSGREHEVLTLIARGFSYAEIARLKGLSVHTVQTHIKNLYGKLAVHSKSEAVFEATRLGLLSHPG comes from the coding sequence ATGCTCGTGCCCATGAATATCGAGGCTCAAGATGACGGGACATTGCGCCGGTGGGGCGTGCTCGTCGTCGAAGACGACAGTCGCGCGCGCGCTTTTTTCGAGGCCAGCGTGCAGCGCAGCCCGCGCCTTTTCTGGCTCGGCAGCGCAGGCAGCGTGCAGGAGGCGCGTGCCTGGCTGGCGCGCACCGCAACCATTCCCGACGTGCTGCTGGTCGACCTCGGCATGCCCGACGGCACCGGGCTCGACGTGATCCGCGACGCGGTCGCGCGCTTTCCCGGCTGCGAGCCGCTGGTGGTGTCGGTCTTCGGCGACGAGGAGAACGTGCTCGCCAGCATCGAGGCCGGCGCGGTGGGCTACATCCACAAGGACGCCGCGCCCGAGGACATCGCGCAGACCATCGTCGAGATGAAGGCCGGCGCGTCGCCGATTTCGCCCATGATCGCGCGGCGCGTGCTGGCCAAGTACCGCAGCCTGCAGTCGTCGGCTGCGAGCGCGGTCGGCGGTGCCGAGGTGGCGGGCGGCGCACCCGAAGCGCCCGCCGAGGAGTCCGACCGCGGATTGCTGTCGGGCCGCGAACACGAGGTGCTGACGCTCATTGCGCGCGGCTTTTCTTACGCTGAAATCGCGCGGCTCAAGGGGCTGAGCGTCCACACGGTGCAGACTCACATCAAGAATCTCTACGGAAAGCTCGCGGTGCATTCCAAGAGCGAGGCCGTCTTCGAAGCGACGCGCCTCGGCCTGCTGTCTCATCCGGGCTGA
- a CDS encoding sensor histidine kinase, with protein sequence MVSKLVSLLSLLLALLLSGIATTAAASVPEQSIELTQGSVTTSVDGVRRTEPVDLSYHWDRQHEGRPGFATFDLPFTLEATPETPWGIFIPRVGNVFEVQLNDALLQVYGNLERGNEADYAKAPIYIPVPGRLLKQGENHLQIRLRADSGRRAGLSHVTIGPAAQVRSEMFESAYAWRFTGSVLLAAFSLIVGGIALALWLTQVETTANGRPRREGLYFWAALAEFCWAVRVADGVIAEPPLSWGVWGVLMAICYAGWVVSVMMFGCHIAGWGNDRRFRWVRWPMAAIVAGTAVFTTVALQREEPLWLTGWLAVEIVLVVALVGAFAIATVRKPNTEQLLVAGAALVTVAFAARDWLVIRLSDAYGETTWVRYSSVFFGVALLLIVLRRFHAATVQARGSVAALAEQVAQRERELAATYAELEAAARDQARTHERERILRDMHDGVGSHISSAIRQLQSGQTSPGDLLRTLRDSLDQLKLSIDSIHLPPGDVGALLAALRYRLEPRLAAAGIEFEWAVDEVDTVARLDAQTMRQLQFLLFEAISNVLQHAHATVLRLEADMRGKTVQVRVIDNGQGYDATQVPRALAERAGAIGARLAVESRPGRTVVQLAFD encoded by the coding sequence ATGGTGTCGAAGCTGGTGTCGCTGCTTTCGTTGTTGCTGGCGCTGCTCCTGTCGGGCATCGCCACGACGGCCGCTGCGAGCGTGCCGGAACAGTCGATCGAACTGACGCAGGGCTCTGTGACGACCTCGGTCGACGGCGTCCGGCGCACCGAGCCGGTGGATCTGTCGTATCACTGGGACCGGCAGCACGAAGGCCGTCCGGGCTTCGCGACCTTCGACCTGCCGTTCACGCTCGAGGCCACCCCGGAAACGCCGTGGGGCATCTTCATTCCGCGCGTGGGCAACGTGTTCGAGGTGCAGCTCAACGACGCTTTGCTGCAGGTCTATGGCAACCTGGAGCGCGGCAACGAGGCCGACTACGCGAAGGCGCCGATCTACATACCCGTGCCGGGGCGCCTGCTGAAGCAGGGCGAGAACCATCTGCAGATCCGCCTGCGCGCCGACAGCGGGCGGCGTGCAGGCCTCTCGCACGTGACCATCGGCCCGGCTGCGCAGGTGCGGTCGGAAATGTTCGAGAGCGCCTATGCCTGGCGCTTCACGGGTTCGGTGCTGCTGGCGGCGTTCAGCCTGATCGTGGGCGGCATCGCCCTGGCGCTGTGGCTGACGCAGGTCGAGACGACCGCCAATGGCCGGCCGCGCCGGGAGGGCCTCTATTTCTGGGCCGCGCTGGCCGAGTTCTGCTGGGCCGTGCGGGTGGCCGACGGCGTCATCGCCGAGCCGCCGCTGAGCTGGGGCGTGTGGGGCGTGCTGATGGCCATCTGCTACGCGGGCTGGGTGGTCTCGGTGATGATGTTCGGCTGCCACATCGCCGGCTGGGGCAACGACCGCCGCTTCCGCTGGGTGCGCTGGCCGATGGCCGCCATCGTGGCCGGCACGGCGGTGTTCACCACGGTGGCCCTGCAGCGCGAGGAGCCGCTGTGGCTCACCGGCTGGCTCGCGGTGGAAATCGTGCTGGTCGTCGCGCTGGTGGGCGCCTTCGCGATCGCGACCGTTCGCAAGCCGAACACGGAGCAGCTGCTGGTGGCCGGCGCCGCGCTGGTGACGGTGGCCTTCGCCGCGCGCGACTGGCTGGTGATCCGCCTCAGTGACGCCTACGGCGAAACCACCTGGGTGCGCTATTCGTCGGTGTTCTTCGGCGTGGCCCTTTTGCTGATCGTGCTGCGGCGCTTTCACGCGGCGACGGTGCAGGCGCGCGGATCGGTGGCGGCGCTGGCCGAGCAGGTGGCCCAACGCGAACGCGAACTGGCCGCCACCTATGCCGAGCTGGAGGCCGCCGCGCGCGACCAGGCGCGCACCCATGAGCGCGAGCGCATCCTGCGCGACATGCATGACGGCGTGGGCTCGCACATCAGCTCGGCGATCCGGCAGCTGCAGTCGGGCCAGACCAGCCCGGGCGACCTGCTGCGCACGCTGCGCGATTCGCTGGACCAGCTCAAGCTGTCGATCGATTCCATCCACCTGCCGCCGGGCGACGTCGGCGCCTTGCTCGCGGCGCTGCGCTACCGGCTGGAGCCCCGGCTGGCGGCGGCCGGCATCGAATTCGAATGGGCGGTGGACGAGGTGGACACGGTGGCGCGGCTCGACGCCCAGACCATGCGGCAACTGCAGTTCCTGCTATTCGAGGCCATATCGAACGTGCTGCAGCACGCTCATGCCACCGTGCTGCGCCTGGAGGCCGACATGCGCGGCAAGACGGTGCAGGTGCGGGTGATCGACAACGGCCAGGGCTACGACGCCACGCAGGTGCCAAGGGCGCTGGCGGAGCGCGCCGGGGCCATCGGCGCCCGCCTGGCGGTCGAAAGCCGACCTGGCCGCACGGTCGTTCAGTTGGCTTTCGATTGA
- the rodA gene encoding rod shape-determining protein RodA has protein sequence MSAVFNQPSLARRIAPIFQGFDGFLAFAVLLLAFAGLLTMYSSGYDHGTRFVDHGRNMLLAGFIMFVVAQVPPQKLMLAAVPLYAMGVALLVAVALFGITKKGAQRWINLGMVIQPSEILKIAMPLMLAWWFQRREGQLRPLDFVVATVLLAVPVGLIMKQPDLGTSLLVLAAGLAVIFFAGLPWKLIVPPVVIGAVAITLIVSFESRLCADGVDWRVLHDYQKQRVCTLLDPSKDPLGKGFHIIQGMIAIGSGGVGGKGFMQGTQTHLEFIPERTTDFIFAAYSEEFGLMGNLMLISAFILLIFRGLAIATNATTLFSRLLAGAVTMIFFTYAFVNMGMVSGILPVVGVPLPFISYGGTAMVTLGLGLGILMSIARARKLAQN, from the coding sequence ATGTCTGCCGTGTTCAATCAGCCCTCCCTGGCGCGTCGCATCGCGCCCATCTTCCAGGGCTTCGACGGCTTTCTGGCCTTTGCCGTGCTGCTGCTCGCATTCGCCGGATTGCTGACCATGTATTCGTCCGGTTACGACCATGGCACCCGTTTCGTCGACCACGGCCGCAACATGCTGCTGGCCGGCTTCATCATGTTCGTGGTGGCGCAGGTGCCGCCGCAGAAGCTCATGCTCGCGGCCGTGCCGCTCTATGCGATGGGGGTGGCGCTGCTGGTGGCGGTGGCGCTCTTCGGCATCACCAAGAAGGGCGCCCAGCGCTGGATCAACCTGGGCATGGTGATCCAGCCCAGCGAAATTTTGAAGATCGCGATGCCGCTGATGCTCGCGTGGTGGTTCCAGCGGCGCGAAGGCCAGTTGCGGCCGCTCGATTTCGTGGTGGCGACGGTGCTGCTGGCGGTGCCGGTCGGCCTCATCATGAAGCAGCCCGACCTGGGCACCTCGCTGCTGGTGCTGGCGGCGGGGCTGGCGGTGATCTTCTTCGCGGGGCTGCCCTGGAAGCTGATCGTGCCGCCGGTGGTGATCGGCGCGGTGGCCATCACGCTGATCGTGAGCTTCGAGTCGCGGCTGTGCGCCGACGGCGTCGACTGGCGCGTGCTGCACGACTACCAGAAGCAGCGCGTGTGCACGCTGCTCGACCCCAGCAAGGACCCGCTGGGCAAGGGTTTCCACATCATCCAGGGCATGATCGCCATCGGCTCGGGCGGCGTGGGCGGCAAGGGCTTCATGCAGGGCACGCAGACGCACCTCGAATTCATTCCCGAGCGCACCACCGACTTCATCTTCGCGGCCTATTCCGAGGAATTCGGCCTCATGGGCAACCTGATGCTGATTTCGGCCTTCATCCTGCTGATCTTCCGCGGGCTGGCCATCGCGACCAACGCCACCACGCTGTTCTCGCGCCTGCTGGCGGGGGCGGTGACGATGATCTTCTTCACCTACGCCTTCGTGAACATGGGCATGGTGAGCGGCATCCTGCCGGTGGTGGGCGTGCCGCTGCCCTTCATCAGCTATGGCGGCACGGCCATGGTGACGCTGGGGCTGGGGCTGGGGATCCTGATGTCGATCGCCCGGGCAAGGAAGCTGGCGCAGAACTAG
- the tldD gene encoding metalloprotease TldD, translating to MISREPTIERLATAQQLLLTPFGLDESHLSKALAEITAHRVDDADLYFQYTRSEGWSLEEGIVKTGSFSIDQGVGVRAVSGEKTAFAYSDDISEASLLDAARTVRSISSAGRTGRVKTATRKIASSRSLYQGIDPISTLDSTAKVKLLEKVEKLARSRDPRVAQVMAGLASEYDVVLVARADGTLAADVRPLVRLSVTVIAEQNGRREIGSGGGGGRFGLAYFSDEQIAEYVDHAVKAALTNLDARPAPAGEMTVVLGSGWPGILLHEAIGHGLEGDFNRKGSSAFSGRIGQRVAAKGVTVLDDGTIADRRGSLNVDDEGNASQRNVLIEDGILKGYIQDSMNARLMKVKPTGNGRRESYAHVPMPRMTNTYMLGGDKDPKEIVASIKKGLYATNFGGGQVDITSGKFVFSASEAYWVENGKIQYPVKGATIVGNGPDALTRVTMIGNDMALDSGVGTCGKEGQSVPVGVGQPTLRIDGLTVGGTA from the coding sequence ATGATCTCTCGCGAACCCACCATCGAGCGCCTCGCCACGGCGCAACAGCTCCTTCTCACGCCGTTCGGACTCGACGAATCGCACCTGAGCAAGGCCTTGGCCGAGATCACCGCGCACCGGGTGGACGACGCCGACCTGTACTTCCAGTACACCCGCAGCGAGGGCTGGAGCCTCGAAGAGGGCATCGTCAAGACCGGCAGCTTCAGCATCGACCAGGGCGTCGGCGTGCGCGCGGTCAGCGGCGAGAAAACCGCCTTTGCCTATTCCGACGACATTTCCGAAGCCTCGCTGCTCGACGCGGCGCGCACCGTGCGTTCGATTTCCTCCGCGGGCCGCACCGGCCGCGTGAAGACGGCGACCCGCAAGATCGCCTCCAGCCGCTCGCTCTACCAAGGCATCGATCCCATTTCCACGCTCGACAGCACCGCCAAGGTCAAGCTGCTCGAGAAGGTCGAGAAGCTGGCGCGTTCGCGCGACCCGCGCGTGGCGCAGGTCATGGCCGGCCTGGCCAGCGAATACGACGTGGTGCTGGTGGCACGCGCCGACGGCACGCTGGCCGCCGACGTGCGTCCGCTGGTGCGGCTCTCGGTCACGGTGATCGCCGAGCAGAACGGCCGCCGCGAAATCGGCTCCGGCGGCGGCGGCGGGCGCTTCGGCCTGGCTTACTTCTCCGACGAGCAGATCGCCGAGTACGTCGACCACGCCGTGAAGGCGGCCCTGACCAACCTCGACGCGCGCCCGGCCCCGGCCGGCGAGATGACCGTGGTGCTCGGCTCGGGCTGGCCCGGCATCCTGCTGCACGAAGCCATCGGCCACGGGCTGGAAGGCGACTTCAACCGCAAGGGGTCGAGCGCGTTCTCGGGCCGCATCGGCCAGCGCGTGGCGGCCAAGGGCGTGACGGTGCTCGACGACGGCACCATCGCCGACCGCCGCGGCTCGCTCAACGTGGACGACGAGGGCAACGCCAGCCAGCGCAACGTGCTGATCGAGGACGGCATCCTCAAGGGCTACATCCAGGACTCGATGAACGCGCGCCTCATGAAGGTCAAGCCCACCGGCAACGGCCGCCGCGAGAGCTATGCCCACGTGCCGATGCCGCGCATGACCAACACCTACATGCTCGGCGGCGACAAGGACCCGAAGGAAATCGTCGCGAGTATCAAGAAGGGCCTTTACGCCACCAACTTCGGCGGCGGGCAGGTCGACATCACGAGCGGCAAGTTCGTGTTCTCGGCCAGCGAAGCCTATTGGGTCGAGAACGGCAAGATCCAGTATCCGGTGAAGGGCGCGACCATCGTGGGCAACGGCCCGGACGCGCTCACCCGCGTGACCATGATCGGCAACGACATGGCGCTCGACTCCGGCGTGGGCACCTGCGGCAAGGAAGGCCAGAGCGTTCCCGTGGGCGTGGGCCAGCCGACCCTGCGCATCGACGGCCTGACAGTAGGTGGAACGGCTTAG
- a CDS encoding 3-deoxy-7-phosphoheptulonate synthase, translated as MSTNTAPASDSWYASVEKTSKTDDERIKDINVLPPPEHLIRFFPIRGTPVETLIEGTRRSIHNIMAGKDDRLLVIMGPCSIHDPAAALEYARRLKVEREKYAGTLEIVMRVYFEKPRTTVGWKGLINDPYLDESFRIDEGLRIARQLLIDINRLGLPAGSEFLDVISPQYIGDLIAWGAIGARTTESQVHRELASGLSAPIGFKNGTDGNIRIATDAIQAAARGHHFLSVHKNGQVAIVQTNGNPDCHVILRGGKAPNYDAESVEAACKDLQAAKLPPTLMVDCSHANSSKQHQKQIDVAKDVAAQIAGGSNRVFGVMVESHLQAGAQKFTPGKDELSGLEYGKSITDACLGWDDSVQVLDTLSQAVKRRRG; from the coding sequence ATGAGCACGAACACTGCCCCCGCCAGCGACAGCTGGTATGCGAGCGTCGAAAAAACCAGCAAGACCGACGACGAACGCATCAAGGACATCAACGTGCTGCCCCCTCCCGAACATCTGATCCGCTTTTTCCCGATCCGCGGCACGCCTGTCGAAACGCTGATCGAAGGCACCCGCCGCAGCATCCACAACATCATGGCGGGCAAGGACGATCGGCTGCTGGTGATCATGGGGCCGTGCTCCATCCACGACCCGGCCGCGGCGCTCGAATACGCCCGCCGCCTGAAGGTCGAGCGCGAAAAGTACGCCGGCACGCTGGAAATCGTGATGCGCGTGTACTTCGAGAAGCCGCGCACCACCGTCGGCTGGAAGGGCCTGATCAACGACCCGTACCTCGACGAGAGCTTTCGCATCGACGAAGGCCTGCGCATCGCGCGCCAGTTGCTGATCGACATCAACCGCCTCGGCCTGCCGGCGGGCAGCGAGTTCCTCGACGTGATCTCGCCCCAGTACATCGGCGACCTGATCGCCTGGGGCGCCATCGGCGCGCGCACCACCGAAAGCCAGGTGCACCGCGAACTGGCCTCGGGCCTGTCGGCGCCGATCGGCTTCAAGAACGGCACCGACGGCAACATCCGCATCGCCACCGACGCCATCCAGGCGGCTGCGCGCGGCCATCACTTCCTGTCGGTACACAAGAATGGCCAGGTCGCCATCGTGCAGACCAACGGCAACCCCGACTGCCACGTGATCCTGCGCGGCGGCAAGGCGCCCAACTACGACGCCGAAAGCGTCGAGGCTGCCTGCAAGGACCTGCAGGCCGCGAAGCTGCCGCCCACGCTGATGGTCGACTGCAGCCACGCCAACAGCTCGAAGCAGCACCAGAAGCAGATCGACGTGGCGAAGGATGTCGCCGCGCAGATCGCCGGTGGTTCGAACCGCGTGTTCGGCGTGATGGTCGAAAGCCACCTGCAGGCTGGCGCCCAGAAGTTCACGCCGGGCAAGGACGAACTGTCGGGCCTGGAATACGGCAAGAGCATCACCGACGCCTGCCTGGGCTGGGACGACTCGGTGCAGGTGCTCGACACGCTGTCGCAGGCGGTCAAGCGCCGCCGGGGCTGA
- a CDS encoding cupin domain-containing protein: MPLIPPLSRAQELIETLKLQPHPEGGWYKEVFRSVATVSPTDGRATRNALTSIYFLLEADQQSRWHRVLSDEAWVHLEGVPLALWTCDAAMRTAPAHVKLGPVDAHGTRPQHVVPAGQWQAARPIRGHAAGDYTLVACMVGPGFDFADFSLVPPDSDEAASMRHHWPDLADML, from the coding sequence ATGCCCCTTATCCCTCCTCTGTCCCGTGCGCAAGAACTGATTGAGACCCTGAAGCTACAGCCGCACCCCGAAGGCGGCTGGTACAAGGAAGTGTTCCGCTCGGTGGCGACCGTCTCCCCCACCGATGGCCGCGCAACCCGCAATGCGCTGACCAGCATCTACTTTCTTCTGGAAGCCGACCAGCAGTCGCGCTGGCACCGGGTGCTGTCGGACGAGGCCTGGGTGCATCTGGAAGGCGTGCCGCTGGCGCTCTGGACCTGCGACGCCGCAATGCGAACCGCGCCGGCCCATGTGAAGCTGGGCCCGGTCGATGCCCACGGCACGCGGCCCCAGCACGTGGTGCCCGCCGGCCAGTGGCAGGCCGCGCGCCCGATTCGGGGGCACGCGGCGGGCGACTACACGCTGGTCGCCTGCATGGTCGGGCCGGGCTTCGATTTCGCCGACTTCTCGCTGGTGCCGCCCGACAGCGACGAAGCTGCGTCGATGCGGCACCACTGGCCCGACCTGGCCGACATGCTCTGA